The Sulfurimonas lithotrophica genome includes a region encoding these proteins:
- a CDS encoding TorD/DmsD family molecular chaperone produces MQQTQARVNIYALLSRVLLQELDLKLLKTIKNDENILEFFPTFKDWKALKELSDEKLIEEVINPDFVNLSVLHLIPYETFYTRDDQMVETGGANPVTDMYSAYDFMVDFEKARTVSADHIGVELEFMHHLATAELKAQEADDKKAADELKEVQHEFLNKHLLRWAPMYLINLKYEARTPLYYDAADLALEFILSDNEYLTEELKK; encoded by the coding sequence ATGCAACAAACACAAGCAAGAGTAAATATTTATGCACTTTTATCCAGAGTTTTACTTCAAGAACTTGATTTAAAACTTTTAAAAACTATTAAAAATGATGAGAATATTTTAGAGTTTTTTCCAACTTTTAAAGATTGGAAGGCACTTAAAGAATTAAGCGATGAAAAGTTAATAGAAGAAGTTATAAATCCTGATTTTGTAAACCTATCGGTTCTTCATTTAATTCCTTATGAAACATTTTATACAAGAGATGACCAGATGGTTGAAACCGGTGGTGCAAACCCCGTTACGGATATGTACAGTGCTTATGATTTTATGGTTGATTTTGAAAAAGCTCGTACGGTCTCGGCTGATCATATAGGTGTGGAGTTAGAATTTATGCATCACTTGGCAACTGCAGAATTAAAAGCACAAGAAGCTGATGATAAAAAAGCTGCAGATGAGCTAAAAGAAGTACAACATGAGTTTTTAAACAAACACTTATTAAGGTGGGCTCCGATGTATTTAATAAACTTAAAATATGAAGCTCGTACACCGCTTTACTATGATGCAGCTGATTTGGCTTTAGAATTTATTCTAAGTGATAACGAGTACTTAACAGAAGAGTTAAAAAAATAA
- a CDS encoding sulfate adenylyltransferase: MTSSRKNKTLFIDAEAASALEMLKNGLLKPATKLMNSKESEEVLKTGLINGQTFPFPFILAPSGKMNHDVLKSLEVGEEITLISDKVEFAKMIVEEVFEIDPKDRIRQIYGTDDASHPGVQATYNRIGSLAISGDFTISNPKQFQCKKMIEDAKERVNAKHTTALMMAANPLHRGHERLIRQTLENTGLLIIFLLKPYTESNLSYDIRKESLEYFINNFLTKNEVLIVPLENSYIFAGYNEIILDAIVSKNYGCDRLTVGLNHAGLGMFYDSNSNKSIIDKVIGIDIEITVASQYVYCDKCTTLVSKNTCPHGQHHQISFHSDSILELLELGILPPTILIRKELSAQILSKLHPNRFKNLEKLYYDLLPIEGLLEEHTEKDFYLELMKLYQTTSLT; encoded by the coding sequence ATGACATCGTCAAGAAAAAATAAAACACTTTTTATAGATGCAGAAGCTGCATCTGCATTGGAGATGTTGAAAAACGGTCTTTTAAAACCTGCGACTAAACTGATGAACTCAAAAGAGAGTGAAGAAGTATTAAAAACAGGACTTATAAACGGACAGACTTTTCCGTTTCCGTTTATACTGGCACCTTCTGGAAAAATGAATCATGATGTTTTAAAATCTTTAGAGGTCGGGGAAGAGATAACATTGATATCCGACAAAGTAGAATTTGCAAAAATGATTGTTGAAGAAGTTTTTGAAATTGACCCAAAAGATCGTATCAGACAAATATACGGAACTGACGATGCTTCCCATCCTGGTGTTCAGGCAACGTACAACAGAATAGGTTCTCTAGCCATAAGCGGTGACTTTACCATTTCAAATCCAAAGCAATTTCAATGCAAAAAAATGATTGAAGATGCCAAAGAAAGAGTAAATGCTAAACATACGACGGCTTTAATGATGGCTGCAAATCCTTTGCATCGTGGACATGAAAGGCTTATACGTCAAACTTTAGAAAACACGGGTTTATTAATAATTTTTTTACTTAAACCATATACGGAATCAAATCTTAGTTATGATATCAGAAAAGAATCTTTAGAATACTTTATAAATAATTTTTTAACAAAAAACGAAGTGCTTATCGTACCGCTTGAGAACAGTTATATATTTGCAGGATATAATGAAATTATCTTAGATGCTATAGTATCAAAAAATTATGGCTGTGACAGGCTGACGGTAGGTCTAAACCATGCAGGTCTGGGTATGTTTTATGATTCTAATTCAAATAAATCTATTATAGATAAAGTTATAGGGATAGATATAGAGATAACGGTGGCTAGTCAATATGTTTACTGTGATAAATGTACTACACTTGTCAGCAAAAACACCTGTCCGCATGGTCAGCATCATCAGATATCTTTTCATTCCGATTCTATTTTGGAGCTCCTTGAATTAGGTATTCTTCCACCGACTATATTGATAAGAAAAGAACTCTCGGCACAAATCTTATCAAAACTGCATCCAAACAGATTTAAAAATTTAGAAAAGCTTTATTACGATTTGTTGCCTATCGAGGGCTTATTGGAAGAACATACCGAAAAAGATTTTTATTTAGAACTCATGAAGCTTTATCAAACAACATCTTTAACATAA
- a CDS encoding response regulator: MKILIIENEVYLAQSIATKLGDLGHVCEMCTSTRDAIKSNNYDVVLLSTNINGQDFNPVIDTFKNSIIILMVSYISNDTVSKPLAAGAKDYILKPFMIEELVRKINHYQDYEKVKKRNIAYEKYLSHSFSNISNDYNHEDIELPVFISSGFVKNADAFAFEHARVKNKALSFVTLTDPKALAEINATGPNTILYIIDYQSLKKSEKKAFFEAIADKQAIVASSDKIDDIDYNIIEIKSENNIFDQGEILPIEDYVKFIVLNYQNKFPDTELSKKLGISRKSLWEKRKKYDIVKKK; encoded by the coding sequence TTGAAGATATTAATTATAGAAAATGAAGTATATTTAGCACAAAGTATAGCTACAAAGCTAGGTGACTTAGGACATGTATGTGAAATGTGTACTTCAACCAGAGATGCAATTAAAAGCAATAACTATGATGTAGTGCTGCTATCGACAAACATCAACGGGCAAGACTTTAATCCGGTAATAGATACGTTTAAAAATTCTATTATAATATTGATGGTTTCTTATATATCAAACGATACGGTATCAAAACCTCTTGCTGCAGGGGCTAAAGATTATATTTTAAAACCTTTTATGATTGAAGAGCTTGTAAGAAAGATAAATCATTATCAAGACTACGAAAAAGTTAAAAAACGTAATATTGCTTATGAAAAATACCTAAGTCACTCTTTTTCCAATATATCAAACGACTACAACCATGAAGATATTGAACTTCCTGTGTTTATATCATCCGGTTTTGTAAAAAATGCAGATGCCTTTGCATTTGAACACGCGCGTGTAAAAAACAAGGCTTTAAGTTTTGTTACTTTAACAGATCCAAAAGCACTGGCCGAAATAAATGCAACCGGACCGAATACAATCCTTTACATAATTGATTATCAGTCACTTAAAAAAAGTGAGAAAAAGGCATTTTTTGAAGCTATAGCAGATAAACAAGCCATTGTGGCAAGTAGCGATAAAATAGATGATATCGATTATAATATAATAGAAATAAAAAGCGAAAACAATATTTTTGACCAAGGAGAGATACTTCCTATTGAGGATTATGTAAAATTTATCGTACTGAATTATCAAAATAAATTTCCGGATACAGAGTTATCTAAAAAACTAGGTATATCGCGTAAAAGCTTATGGGAGAAACGTAAAAAATATGACATCGTCAAGAAAAAATAA
- a CDS encoding response regulator, whose amino-acid sequence MKNIFSLLLFLNISLFADSIEVDIAEQQTMWIALFGLAFIGIAALYLSSQQLARLKSEHKKMREQQQEIEKRQSELLVEMSKNIQNITKETLGDTTKLKTKNESVQDHISKVINSENTIIDATSDLIEFLQIKAQKIHPKNKIFKLENLLNDILGQVKSNNKESDLELIFDVDDNIPDMLNSDTLGISKILVTLIEFCIINSSKQIVIQVSKRSKFNAPTTLHFVLYADTKVKVSADIFQTTYNENTKKYDGMSLFVSNELSKLLGGGIIARNNYKDSNVEFVLNLPFNEVDSATLKKHKLDTKKIQDEKIYLLDSSIETTLAIKRILQTLRCDVNTQNKDEFLEQLPDFSKYTTIILDEKLANSKVIESISKIDKNHKPKVIILGNIFSKTNKLKLTASKLYKPLTKESIYYTLLDTKKDALTSENNLQNNILKVQKERFIYAKNISLESFSHFSDSKLLIVEDNHINQKVLTSILKKSNMHVTIANDGKEAVDILYNDNKFDMVLMDINMPIMDGYEATLRIRKNPSLNMVPIVALSALTATDEINKVFHVGMNGYLAKPLEKERLYSAFDTFINKKNENITESLPKNIDAEILDKLDGLNIQSGLRQTNDNPIFYIEVLKEFIDAYGESDKVFDNLIEEHRFEQARMLCLDMRGLAGAVGADDMQELSSEILQKIIFKKYEILPEYAKRYKENLDILKESIDKYISINS is encoded by the coding sequence ATGAAAAATATTTTTTCACTACTGCTTTTTCTAAATATCTCACTTTTTGCAGACTCAATCGAAGTTGATATAGCAGAACAACAAACAATGTGGATAGCTCTTTTTGGACTTGCTTTTATAGGTATAGCAGCCTTGTATTTGTCTTCACAACAATTAGCACGCTTAAAGTCTGAACACAAAAAAATGAGAGAACAACAACAAGAGATAGAAAAAAGACAGAGTGAACTACTTGTCGAGATGAGTAAAAACATCCAAAACATCACAAAAGAAACACTTGGAGATACGACAAAATTAAAAACAAAAAACGAATCTGTGCAAGATCATATAAGCAAAGTTATTAATTCCGAAAATACGATTATAGATGCTACAAGCGATTTAATAGAATTTTTGCAAATAAAAGCACAAAAGATTCATCCAAAAAATAAAATATTTAAACTCGAAAATCTTCTTAACGATATTTTAGGTCAAGTTAAATCGAATAATAAAGAGAGTGATTTAGAACTTATTTTTGATGTTGATGATAATATTCCGGATATGTTGAATTCCGATACTTTGGGTATCTCAAAAATTTTAGTAACTTTAATAGAGTTTTGTATCATAAACTCATCTAAACAAATAGTAATTCAAGTTTCAAAAAGAAGTAAATTCAATGCACCGACTACACTTCATTTTGTACTCTATGCCGATACAAAAGTTAAAGTCAGCGCCGATATCTTCCAAACAACCTATAATGAAAATACAAAAAAATACGACGGAATGTCTTTATTTGTATCAAATGAACTCTCAAAACTGCTTGGCGGGGGCATAATTGCAAGAAATAATTATAAAGATTCTAATGTCGAGTTTGTTTTAAACCTTCCATTTAACGAAGTCGATTCCGCTACACTAAAAAAACATAAACTAGATACCAAAAAAATACAAGATGAAAAAATATATCTTCTTGATTCATCTATAGAAACTACTCTTGCCATAAAAAGAATCTTACAAACGCTAAGGTGTGATGTAAATACACAAAATAAAGATGAATTTTTAGAACAACTTCCGGATTTTTCAAAATATACTACAATTATACTTGATGAAAAACTAGCTAACTCTAAAGTTATTGAAAGTATTTCAAAAATAGATAAAAACCATAAACCAAAAGTAATAATACTAGGGAATATTTTTTCAAAAACAAACAAATTAAAGTTAACTGCATCAAAACTTTACAAGCCACTTACAAAAGAGAGTATCTATTATACACTTTTAGATACAAAAAAAGATGCTTTAACGAGTGAAAATAATTTACAAAACAATATACTTAAAGTTCAAAAAGAACGTTTTATATATGCAAAAAATATATCTTTAGAGAGTTTTTCCCATTTTAGTGATTCAAAATTACTTATTGTTGAAGACAACCATATAAACCAAAAAGTTTTAACAAGTATTTTGAAAAAATCAAATATGCACGTAACTATTGCAAATGACGGTAAAGAAGCCGTTGACATCCTATACAACGACAATAAATTCGATATGGTACTAATGGATATTAATATGCCGATTATGGACGGATATGAAGCTACACTAAGAATTAGAAAAAACCCTTCTCTTAATATGGTGCCGATAGTAGCATTAAGTGCTTTGACTGCGACAGATGAAATAAATAAAGTTTTTCATGTAGGTATGAACGGTTATTTAGCCAAACCTTTGGAAAAAGAAAGATTATACAGTGCTTTTGATACTTTTATAAATAAAAAAAATGAAAATATAACAGAATCTTTACCTAAAAACATAGATGCTGAAATATTAGATAAACTTGATGGTTTAAATATACAAAGCGGTCTTAGGCAGACTAACGATAATCCTATTTTTTATATAGAGGTTTTAAAAGAGTTTATAGATGCATACGGAGAGAGTGACAAAGTATTTGATAACTTGATTGAAGAACACAGATTTGAGCAAGCTAGAATGTTATGTCTTGACATGAGAGGCTTAGCAGGTGCCGTTGGAGCTGATGATATGCAAGAGCTATCAAGTGAAATACTACAAAAAATTATATTCAAAAAGTATGAGATACTTCCTGAATATGCAAAAAGATATAAAGAAAACCTAGATATATTAAAAGAATCAATAGATAAATATATATCCATAAACTCTTAA
- the nadC gene encoding carboxylating nicotinate-nucleotide diphosphorylase, translating to MNLEEFVKSTLAEDIGRGDLYALVEEAVEAEAYVIAKCDGIMAGQTYVNTLAFIEELEIEWLKNDSESFVDGDILLRVRADSHRVLRTERTLLNMLLHASSIATLTKKYASIVEPYGVKLLDTRKTRPQLRVFEKYATRCGGAVNHRLGLDDSLMIKDTHLKTIKNLKNYIQKARRQIPFTTKIEVEAETFDIAKEAFESGADVVMCDNMTPEQIREIVAYRDANYAHITLEASGNISLKTIESYAKTGVDAISSGALTHQANWIDISMKVQ from the coding sequence ATGAACCTTGAAGAGTTTGTAAAATCTACATTAGCCGAAGATATCGGTCGCGGTGATCTTTACGCACTTGTTGAAGAAGCCGTAGAAGCGGAAGCTTATGTTATTGCAAAGTGCGACGGCATTATGGCAGGGCAAACATATGTGAATACTTTGGCTTTTATAGAAGAACTGGAAATAGAATGGTTAAAAAATGATTCGGAATCGTTTGTAGATGGTGATATTTTACTTAGAGTTCGTGCAGACAGTCATAGAGTTTTAAGAACGGAACGTACCCTTTTAAATATGCTTTTACATGCAAGTTCTATTGCAACTCTTACAAAAAAATATGCCTCTATAGTTGAACCTTACGGTGTTAAATTATTAGATACAAGAAAAACAAGACCACAGCTTAGAGTATTTGAAAAGTATGCTACGAGATGCGGTGGTGCGGTAAATCACAGACTTGGGTTAGATGATTCGCTTATGATTAAAGATACTCACCTAAAGACTATAAAAAACTTAAAAAATTATATTCAAAAAGCTAGAAGGCAGATACCTTTTACAACAAAAATAGAAGTAGAAGCTGAGACTTTTGATATAGCAAAAGAAGCATTTGAATCGGGTGCAGACGTAGTTATGTGTGATAATATGACACCTGAGCAAATAAGGGAAATAGTAGCTTACAGAGATGCAAACTATGCACATATTACACTTGAGGCGAGCGGAAATATCTCACTTAAAACGATAGAATCTTATGCAAAAACCGGTGTAGATGCAATTAGCAGCGGTGCTCTGACTCATCAGGCAAATTGGATAGATATATCAATGAAAGTACAGTAA
- a CDS encoding 4Fe-4S dicluster domain-containing protein: protein MINLNAGACVRSLSVESKCDNCEVICPTQAIAFVESNPIPAINHSLCVGCGACDAVCPNEALQLDDFKSHEFFFDFLEDKENLISCRKNVPCIAALNVENLISVAVIKKDIVFDMGHCDECEIAHTCKPKIIENAEEASYLLEAMENKATISLKKVKYEPAEVEDQTSRRDFFRLANLKTVGKVQKNFENEIKKATDELTEHTLGKTDIALLRKKTIPTKRKLFYTAIKRVEKPSQYHVVDATEVSFTSSKLLDSDKCTACQMCYRICPTGALTSDIKNSKIDFDPFVCIKCNTCHDVCEPEALTLSPSYNVKEFFEPSVVNLINFNVKRCNECNMIFSTNDTDAKLCYRCKVEEEEARELWGINEEY from the coding sequence ATGATTAATCTAAATGCAGGTGCATGTGTACGCTCATTAAGCGTAGAATCCAAGTGTGATAATTGTGAAGTTATATGTCCCACACAGGCAATAGCTTTTGTTGAATCAAACCCTATTCCGGCAATAAACCACTCTTTATGTGTGGGCTGTGGAGCCTGTGATGCCGTGTGTCCTAATGAAGCATTGCAACTTGATGATTTTAAATCGCATGAGTTTTTCTTTGATTTTTTAGAGGATAAAGAAAATTTAATTTCGTGTAGAAAAAATGTACCGTGTATAGCTGCACTAAATGTTGAAAATCTTATATCAGTAGCTGTAATAAAAAAAGATATAGTTTTTGATATGGGGCATTGTGATGAATGTGAAATAGCACATACCTGTAAGCCAAAAATAATTGAAAATGCAGAAGAAGCTTCTTATTTACTTGAGGCTATGGAAAATAAAGCTACGATAAGTCTAAAAAAAGTAAAGTATGAACCTGCAGAGGTTGAAGATCAAACAAGCAGACGTGATTTTTTTCGTTTGGCTAATTTAAAAACAGTCGGTAAGGTTCAAAAAAACTTTGAAAACGAGATAAAAAAAGCAACGGATGAACTTACTGAGCACACACTCGGTAAAACTGATATCGCACTGCTTAGAAAAAAAACAATACCGACAAAACGAAAGCTTTTTTACACAGCGATAAAAAGGGTAGAAAAACCGAGTCAGTATCATGTAGTAGATGCAACAGAGGTCTCTTTTACATCTTCAAAACTTCTTGATTCAGATAAATGTACGGCTTGTCAAATGTGTTATCGCATCTGTCCGACAGGTGCACTTACAAGCGATATAAAGAATTCAAAAATAGATTTTGACCCGTTTGTATGCATCAAATGTAATACTTGTCACGATGTTTGTGAGCCTGAAGCGCTGACTCTTAGTCCATCTTATAACGTAAAAGAATTTTTTGAACCTAGTGTAGTAAATCTTATAAATTTTAACGTAAAAAGATGTAATGAATGTAATATGATTTTTAGCACAAACGATACAGATGCAAAACTATGTTACAGATGTAAAGTAGAAGAGGAAGAGGCAAGAGAGCTTTGGGGGATAAATGAGGAGTATTAA
- a CDS encoding phosphatidylglycerophosphatase A family protein: MNWFFITLFYSGLAPKAPGTIGTLISLPLGMLILIYFSAETLFMATVLITAIAIKEINRYEEKSGIHDDKRIVIDELAGMWFALSVAPAISIDLNELSTFENGFLIQSVLSFILFRYFDITKPSIIGRLDREAKGGVGVMADDIVAGFAAGILSAVIWQGILKII; encoded by the coding sequence ATGAACTGGTTTTTTATAACACTTTTTTACTCTGGTCTTGCACCAAAAGCTCCGGGAACCATAGGTACATTGATTTCTCTGCCGCTTGGAATGCTAATACTAATATATTTTAGTGCAGAAACACTTTTTATGGCTACTGTTTTAATAACTGCAATCGCCATAAAAGAGATAAATAGATATGAAGAAAAATCTGGTATTCACGATGATAAAAGAATTGTTATTGATGAGCTAGCAGGTATGTGGTTTGCACTGAGTGTAGCACCGGCTATAAGCATCGACTTAAATGAACTTTCAACTTTTGAAAACGGTTTTTTAATTCAATCTGTTTTATCTTTCATATTATTTAGATATTTCGACATAACAAAACCATCTATTATCGGTAGATTAGATCGTGAAGCAAAAGGCGGAGTCGGCGTTATGGCAGATGACATAGTTGCAGGTTTTGCAGCCGGGATTTTAAGTGCAGTTATTTGGCAAGGAATCTTAAAAATTATATAA
- a CDS encoding c-type cytochrome has product MKKIIGMVILFLLLASQAQAISEGENLANEKCGSCHLMGQITKEKLNRMAAPPYWILGKKVKAVSKNEEEAVNFIVDYVYNPSEDKMLFPKETKERFGLMPSLKGIVTEDELRSIAKYILDNASK; this is encoded by the coding sequence ATGAAAAAGATTATAGGTATGGTTATTTTATTTTTATTGCTTGCATCTCAGGCACAAGCAATAAGTGAAGGTGAAAATTTAGCAAACGAAAAATGCGGATCTTGTCACTTAATGGGTCAAATAACAAAAGAAAAATTAAATAGAATGGCTGCACCGCCTTACTGGATTCTTGGTAAAAAAGTTAAAGCCGTTAGTAAAAATGAAGAAGAAGCCGTAAATTTTATAGTAGATTACGTATATAATCCATCTGAGGATAAGATGTTGTTTCCAAAAGAAACAAAGGAAAGATTTGGTTTAATGCCTTCTTTAAAGGGTATTGTTACCGAAGATGAATTAAGAAGCATTGCCAAATATATTTTAGATAACGCTTCAAAATAA
- a CDS encoding TIGR03545 family protein: MLDFFIKLFKTFNSSQTPWQMSLSISLGMAMGLTPFIGWQSIVIVLFVLVINIHIGLFIVSSAFFAGIAYLLDPTFESLGYNILTNPNLQDLFTTAYNSSLMRMTYFNNTLVTGSSVVAFALLIPMYFVLNSLVYIYRDKIAGVLQKYTIFKFLGIEVSGKKDRFLRIWGFGVFAILGTLIGVFILVFLDPLAKIALEKSISKATDKNVQIDNVNLSLKEGALKIDNLNIFENGVSSFRSKNIGVDIDFNQLLFNRYHVNNLSVKGMEFKQSTDAKVQQKEIKKQKESSSPSLDFGSIDLPKPETLIANMGLSSTTNYENAEKEFNSIEKKYKDIVDKYFSKDELKSIKADVEKIKSNLKKIQKIKKLKPEHYDLISNALEDIEKLRKTIKQKRKVLKTLKNDFEKDKNILRKFSDELINGAKNDYENLSKNYRFDEQGGINVVGALFGNNIKGYLKTFLDYYEVAKPYLSSKEEPPAPPRGEGRWIKYKELNSLADIYVKNIDIDGIYETHKFLANIKNISSNQKLINKPVSLNIKSDGKLSKNIDFKIVKLQKADYNLNLNAKTLDYITIDADAKINYAKTQFSSKNLKNLKEFYIDIILSKEIYSPNIKVKSDLDKKLKDIFQKAIEEQVLKYKNRLKELIDSKMQEKLKKLGLKNSEIVKLGALLNGSLDDFSNTEQLLNSYEKELKSQAKNRLKEKATEKVGDLLKSFKF, encoded by the coding sequence ATGTTGGATTTTTTCATAAAACTTTTTAAAACTTTTAACTCTTCACAAACTCCTTGGCAGATGTCTTTATCAATATCACTCGGAATGGCTATGGGACTTACGCCTTTTATAGGCTGGCAGAGTATAGTTATTGTACTGTTTGTACTTGTAATAAACATACATATAGGACTTTTTATAGTCTCAAGTGCTTTTTTTGCAGGTATCGCTTATCTTTTAGATCCGACTTTTGAGTCTTTGGGCTATAATATATTAACAAATCCAAATCTGCAAGACTTATTTACAACTGCTTACAACTCTTCACTTATGAGGATGACATACTTTAATAATACTCTTGTAACGGGTTCGTCTGTTGTAGCTTTTGCTTTACTGATTCCAATGTATTTCGTATTAAATTCTTTGGTATATATTTATAGAGATAAAATAGCAGGCGTACTTCAAAAATATACTATTTTTAAATTTTTAGGTATTGAAGTAAGCGGTAAAAAAGATAGGTTTTTAAGAATCTGGGGATTTGGTGTTTTCGCAATTTTAGGGACTTTAATCGGTGTTTTTATTTTAGTGTTTTTAGACCCATTGGCTAAAATTGCACTTGAAAAGTCTATAAGTAAAGCTACGGATAAAAACGTACAGATAGATAATGTAAACTTGTCTCTAAAAGAGGGTGCTTTAAAGATTGATAATTTAAATATATTTGAAAACGGTGTTAGCTCTTTTAGGTCTAAAAATATAGGGGTGGATATAGATTTTAATCAGCTTTTGTTTAATCGTTATCATGTAAATAATCTATCGGTTAAAGGTATGGAATTTAAACAAAGCACGGATGCAAAGGTTCAACAAAAAGAGATAAAAAAACAAAAAGAATCTTCTTCGCCTAGTTTAGACTTTGGTTCTATAGATTTGCCTAAACCCGAAACGCTAATAGCAAATATGGGACTTAGTTCAACTACTAACTATGAAAATGCAGAAAAAGAATTTAATTCTATAGAAAAAAAGTATAAAGATATTGTAGATAAATATTTTTCCAAAGATGAACTAAAAAGCATCAAGGCTGATGTTGAAAAAATAAAATCAAATTTGAAAAAAATTCAAAAAATTAAAAAATTAAAACCGGAACATTATGATTTAATTTCAAATGCTTTAGAAGATATTGAAAAGTTAAGAAAAACTATAAAACAAAAAAGAAAAGTTTTAAAAACTCTCAAAAATGACTTTGAAAAAGATAAAAATATACTTAGAAAGTTTTCCGATGAGCTTATTAACGGTGCAAAAAATGATTATGAAAATCTGTCTAAAAATTATAGGTTTGATGAACAAGGCGGTATAAATGTAGTCGGAGCTTTGTTTGGAAATAATATAAAGGGATATTTAAAAACTTTTTTAGATTATTATGAAGTGGCAAAACCCTATCTTTCAAGCAAAGAGGAACCGCCTGCACCTCCAAGAGGAGAGGGTAGGTGGATAAAATACAAAGAACTTAACTCTTTAGCTGATATTTATGTAAAAAATATAGATATAGACGGTATATACGAGACACATAAATTTTTGGCAAATATTAAAAATATAAGCTCAAACCAAAAGCTTATAAACAAGCCTGTAAGCTTAAACATAAAGAGTGACGGAAAACTTTCCAAAAATATAGACTTTAAAATAGTGAAATTGCAAAAAGCTGACTATAATTTAAATTTAAATGCCAAAACACTTGATTATATAACGATAGATGCAGATGCAAAAATAAACTATGCAAAAACTCAGTTTTCAAGTAAAAATTTAAAAAACCTAAAAGAATTTTATATAGATATTATACTTAGCAAAGAGATATATTCTCCAAATATTAAAGTTAAGTCGGATTTGGATAAGAAGTTAAAAGATATATTTCAAAAAGCTATAGAAGAACAAGTGTTAAAATATAAAAACAGACTTAAAGAGTTAATAGATTCCAAAATGCAGGAAAAACTGAAAAAACTTGGTTTAAAGAATTCGGAAATAGTAAAATTAGGGGCACTTTTAAATGGTTCACTTGACGACTTTTCAAATACGGAACAATTACTGAATTCATATGAAAAAGAACTTAAGTCACAAGCTAAAAACAGGCTAAAGGAGAAAGCTACGGAAAAAGTAGGTGATTTACTAAAATCATTTAAATTTTGA
- the nadA gene encoding quinolinate synthase NadA has protein sequence MSLSNKELIEKINEYKKKLSVTIVAHFYQRDEVFEMGDITGDSLELAMRTKADDAEFVVFCGVGFMGQSVKVLSPNKRVVMPKVACCAMASMIDALQYDNTVKALNDAGIPNENILPITYINSDAGVKAKVGEMGGMVCTSSNAKKIITTALEEGKKILFVPDRCLGQNIANQMGLKSCVVGDGTDLNEADIICFDGFCSVHQLFTVEDIEFYREKYPGILIAVHPECDPAICDKADFVGSTSQLIKYITELDPEQKVAVGTEFNMVNRLRPKNTYVLSSTKPECPTMNETTLKDLYDVLKAIDEGEPLNEIHVDESTQKWAKIALERMLEL, from the coding sequence TTGAGTTTATCAAATAAAGAATTAATAGAAAAAATAAATGAATATAAGAAGAAGTTGAGCGTAACTATCGTAGCTCACTTCTACCAAAGAGACGAAGTATTTGAGATGGGTGACATTACAGGTGATTCACTTGAACTTGCAATGCGTACAAAAGCCGATGATGCTGAGTTTGTAGTTTTTTGCGGTGTAGGTTTTATGGGGCAAAGCGTAAAAGTTTTAAGCCCAAACAAACGTGTAGTTATGCCAAAAGTTGCTTGTTGTGCAATGGCCAGTATGATTGATGCACTTCAGTACGATAATACGGTAAAAGCATTAAACGATGCCGGAATACCAAATGAAAATATACTCCCTATAACTTACATAAATTCAGATGCAGGTGTTAAAGCAAAAGTCGGTGAAATGGGTGGTATGGTTTGTACAAGTTCAAATGCCAAAAAAATTATTACTACTGCTTTAGAAGAGGGTAAAAAAATCCTTTTCGTACCTGATAGATGCCTTGGTCAAAATATTGCAAATCAGATGGGACTTAAATCTTGCGTAGTAGGTGACGGAACCGATTTAAATGAAGCGGATATCATCTGTTTTGACGGTTTTTGTTCAGTTCATCAGCTTTTTACGGTTGAAGATATAGAGTTTTACAGAGAAAAATACCCTGGAATTTTAATAGCCGTGCATCCGGAATGTGACCCTGCTATTTGTGACAAAGCAGATTTTGTAGGTTCAACTTCTCAACTGATTAAATATATTACAGAACTAGACCCTGAACAAAAAGTAGCGGTAGGAACAGAGTTTAATATGGTAAACCGCTTGCGTCCTAAAAATACTTATGTTTTAAGTTCTACCAAGCCAGAATGTCCTACTATGAATGAAACTACACTAAAAGACTTGTATGATGTACTTAAAGCAATTGACGAGGGTGAGCCTTTAAATGAGATTCATGTAGATGAATCAACTCAAAAATGGGCTAAAATAGCACTTGAAAGAATGTTAGAACTATGA